The following coding sequences lie in one Leptospira hartskeerlii genomic window:
- a CDS encoding efflux RND transporter permease subunit: protein MNIALLSIKRPIFITSIVILMLITGIFSLSKMGVDLFPDVNIPVVSVTTIYPGAGPEEIEELISKPLEEELSSISGLKKITSRNQEGVSVVFGEFTLSTDIKYAEQQFRDKTALVRPKLPDGIKEPKVVRFDPADQPIIRLAVFADLDQAKLYDLAKETVKAKLEQIAGVGSVKLVGGTRREIQIELDRNKLVSYQMPMVIIANRLKTAGLNVPVGKFDSGAKETSYRTLGRYETLSQIENTIVSFGGDVGNSVLIKELGSVRDGTEDEETLGYLWASKSDAIEEEDAGLLTHPFTWITQLPKRVKRTFAKLSGTKEPVIEKELKPALFIDVYKQSGANTVAVADEVLKRIDKLNADIQPLSGQPKIRLIRDGSRWIRYNVEDVTEAIVLGILLAVITVYFFLGNLRSTIITGLALPNSLLGAFIIMWIMGFTINVMTLLALSLAVGLLVDDAIVVRENIFRKLEEGASVLEAAEKGTMEVALAVIGTSLTVIAVFFPVGFLSGVVGQFFKQFGLTVVFAMIISLFDGLFVAPMLSAYFAGKLTHDKKNAAVEAFDRFQNWLEKIYKVTMHYALAHPGKIILLTFLIFALSFVSCAFVKKTFLPANDQGEFMVTLDLPPGTSLQGTKDVSDKVLAELQKFPEMDKIAITIGKPDGGEPNTAVLAIALVSSKKRSRSTTTVKEEIRTMLKAYDFARPAVSDYSAVGGGVQYPFQLVLKGNNLEEVEAYSKKVIERLKGVKDLADIDSDFRGGKPEYQIVLDNSKMQLVGVLPGVAGSELRYQIAGDQVSKFYDKGIEYEVRMRLKPDQRNLRAAYGQTKVPNIANRLIPLAAISTGKENLGPSRINRIDRARAVVVNANLAPGGAIGTAMEEATKIITKEIPPPPGVRFNFQGQSEDLKELFLNIIVAFGLALIFIYLVLASLYESFITPVTILFAIPPAISGAFFALFLTGEMLNIFSMIGLILLMGLVAKNSILLVDYAMQAVRERGLTRDEAIFEAGVVRLRPILMTSIAMIMGTVPIALGLGEAAKSRTAMGIAIIGGLILSTLVTLIVVPSIFGGIDKFREWIETKFRPDMTATIHTDGNHSGTASVSTNHNQPSLSEWAHDVESKPKKGTSSKKKK, encoded by the coding sequence TTGAATATCGCGCTCCTCTCTATTAAGCGTCCCATATTTATTACTAGTATTGTGATCCTGATGTTGATCACCGGTATCTTTTCCCTCAGTAAAATGGGAGTGGATCTTTTTCCGGATGTGAACATTCCAGTGGTCTCTGTGACTACGATCTATCCGGGCGCTGGTCCGGAAGAGATCGAGGAATTGATTTCCAAACCTTTAGAGGAAGAACTTTCTTCTATTTCAGGTTTGAAGAAGATCACTTCTCGTAACCAGGAAGGTGTCTCCGTTGTTTTCGGTGAGTTCACTCTTTCCACCGATATCAAATATGCTGAGCAACAATTCAGAGATAAAACCGCATTAGTTCGTCCTAAACTTCCCGACGGGATCAAAGAACCGAAAGTGGTTCGTTTCGATCCGGCGGATCAACCGATTATTCGTCTCGCAGTGTTCGCAGATCTTGACCAAGCAAAGTTATACGACCTTGCGAAAGAAACTGTTAAAGCTAAGTTAGAGCAGATCGCCGGTGTTGGTTCAGTTAAGCTAGTCGGAGGAACAAGAAGAGAGATCCAAATCGAATTAGATAGAAACAAATTAGTTTCTTATCAAATGCCAATGGTGATCATCGCCAATAGATTGAAGACCGCGGGCTTAAACGTTCCGGTCGGTAAATTCGATTCAGGTGCAAAGGAAACTTCTTATAGAACATTAGGAAGATATGAAACTCTTTCTCAGATTGAGAACACCATCGTTTCCTTCGGTGGAGATGTTGGTAATTCTGTTCTTATCAAAGAGCTTGGTTCTGTTAGAGATGGAACGGAAGATGAAGAAACATTAGGTTATCTTTGGGCTTCTAAAAGTGACGCTATTGAAGAAGAGGATGCCGGCCTTCTTACACATCCTTTCACTTGGATTACTCAGCTTCCTAAAAGGGTCAAAAGGACTTTTGCAAAATTAAGCGGGACCAAAGAGCCGGTTATAGAAAAAGAACTGAAACCTGCATTATTCATCGATGTTTATAAACAGTCCGGTGCAAATACTGTAGCGGTTGCTGACGAGGTTTTAAAAAGGATAGATAAGCTGAATGCGGATATCCAACCTCTCTCGGGACAACCTAAGATCAGACTGATCCGCGACGGTTCTAGATGGATCCGTTATAATGTGGAAGACGTTACAGAAGCGATCGTTCTCGGGATCTTGTTAGCGGTAATTACAGTTTACTTCTTCTTAGGAAATTTGAGATCTACGATCATCACCGGTCTTGCATTGCCTAACTCATTATTAGGTGCATTCATCATCATGTGGATCATGGGATTCACGATCAACGTTATGACGTTGTTGGCCCTATCACTTGCAGTTGGCCTTCTCGTGGATGATGCGATCGTTGTCCGGGAAAACATCTTCCGTAAATTAGAAGAAGGTGCGAGCGTTTTAGAAGCCGCTGAAAAAGGAACTATGGAAGTGGCTCTCGCGGTGATTGGAACTTCCTTAACCGTGATTGCTGTATTCTTCCCTGTAGGATTTTTATCAGGAGTCGTGGGTCAATTCTTCAAACAGTTCGGATTGACCGTGGTTTTTGCCATGATCATTTCGCTCTTCGACGGTCTTTTTGTGGCCCCTATGTTGTCCGCATACTTTGCAGGAAAACTTACCCATGATAAAAAGAACGCTGCGGTAGAAGCATTCGATCGTTTCCAAAACTGGCTGGAAAAAATTTATAAGGTTACGATGCATTACGCATTGGCCCATCCAGGCAAGATCATACTTCTCACTTTCTTAATATTTGCTCTCTCATTCGTGAGCTGTGCGTTTGTGAAAAAGACATTCTTACCTGCAAACGACCAGGGTGAATTTATGGTAACCTTAGACCTTCCTCCAGGCACTAGCTTACAAGGAACCAAAGACGTTTCGGATAAGGTTTTAGCGGAACTCCAAAAATTCCCTGAAATGGATAAGATCGCGATTACAATCGGCAAACCTGATGGTGGAGAACCTAACACTGCTGTTTTGGCGATTGCACTTGTTTCTTCTAAAAAAAGGTCCAGGAGCACTACTACCGTCAAAGAAGAGATCCGCACTATGTTAAAGGCTTATGATTTTGCAAGGCCGGCAGTTTCGGATTATTCTGCAGTGGGAGGCGGGGTCCAGTATCCGTTCCAATTAGTTCTTAAAGGGAATAATTTGGAAGAAGTGGAAGCATATTCTAAAAAAGTAATAGAAAGGCTAAAAGGTGTCAAAGACCTCGCGGATATCGACTCCGACTTTAGAGGAGGAAAACCTGAATACCAAATCGTTTTAGATAATTCTAAAATGCAATTGGTAGGTGTTCTTCCAGGTGTTGCCGGTTCCGAATTGAGATACCAGATTGCCGGGGACCAAGTCAGTAAGTTTTACGATAAAGGTATCGAATACGAAGTCAGAATGAGACTTAAGCCCGACCAAAGGAATTTGAGAGCGGCTTATGGTCAAACCAAGGTCCCGAATATTGCAAACAGATTGATTCCTCTAGCTGCGATCAGCACGGGAAAAGAAAATTTAGGACCGTCTAGGATCAACCGGATCGATAGAGCAAGAGCAGTCGTGGTGAACGCAAACCTTGCACCAGGTGGTGCGATCGGAACCGCGATGGAAGAAGCTACTAAGATCATCACAAAGGAAATTCCTCCTCCACCAGGCGTTCGTTTTAATTTCCAAGGTCAGTCGGAAGATTTGAAAGAACTATTCTTGAATATCATCGTAGCATTCGGTCTTGCTTTGATATTCATCTACTTGGTCCTTGCTTCTCTTTATGAATCATTCATCACTCCGGTCACGATCTTATTCGCTATCCCTCCTGCAATTTCCGGAGCATTCTTCGCTCTGTTCTTAACGGGAGAAATGTTGAATATATTCTCTATGATCGGACTCATCCTACTCATGGGACTCGTGGCCAAAAACTCTATCCTACTCGTGGACTATGCGATGCAAGCAGTAAGAGAAAGAGGACTCACAAGAGACGAAGCGATCTTTGAAGCGGGTGTTGTTAGATTACGCCCAATCTTAATGACATCCATCGCGATGATCATGGGAACTGTTCCGATTGCATTAGGCCTCGGAGAAGCTGCCAAATCCAGAACCGCAATGGGTATCGCGATCATCGGAGGTCTGATCCTTTCCACGTTAGTTACATTAATCGTGGTCCCTTCTATCTTTGGTGGTATCGATAAGTTCAGGGAATGGATAGAAACCAAGTTCCGTCCTGACATGACGGCGACCATTCACACCGATGGTAATCATTCCGGGACTGCCTCGGTATCTACAAATCATAATCAGCCTTCCTTAAGTGAATGGGCTCATGACGTGGAATCCAAGCCAAAGAAAGGAACTAGTTCTAAAAAGAAAAAGTAG
- a CDS encoding DegT/DnrJ/EryC1/StrS family aminotransferase, which produces MSAETEVLEKSSRKKTDIEFHKPTLSREDLKTVLEALVEDHLSSGSVTHKFEKAFSSTFRTKQVISTNSLTAAYHLSLLALEIQPGDKIAISTFAPLAALDAIFLMQAQPLVVDMGKHSFHICPERLSSALEDESVKAVVVDHTFGSLADFSKYDFKNRPVIEDFSEAVGARTETFTPGKQGKISICGLSIEYLITTGNGALICTDDDSLAKKIRARKEGKDPYPRKEGQPRLDYDMIDYQAALGIEQLSNLGVILERKRKIAQVYLQSIQGSQVGSHFNDPNSETFNRFVIIAPGNYEQVERYFRSLQIGTRRTVAEPIHHILELSNSDFPNGERLYQRGHCIPIYPNLTKDNVQRISQAIRRIY; this is translated from the coding sequence ATGAGCGCGGAAACCGAAGTTTTAGAGAAATCAAGCCGGAAAAAAACCGATATCGAATTCCATAAACCGACTCTTTCTCGGGAAGACCTGAAGACCGTTTTAGAGGCCCTGGTAGAAGACCATCTTTCTTCCGGTTCGGTTACCCATAAGTTCGAGAAGGCCTTCTCTTCTACTTTCCGGACTAAACAAGTAATTTCCACAAATAGTTTAACAGCCGCGTATCATTTGTCTTTATTGGCGCTTGAGATCCAACCAGGAGACAAGATTGCTATTTCCACTTTCGCGCCTCTTGCCGCTCTAGATGCAATTTTCTTAATGCAAGCTCAACCTTTGGTTGTCGATATGGGAAAACATTCTTTCCATATCTGTCCTGAAAGATTATCTTCTGCTTTGGAAGACGAATCCGTAAAAGCTGTAGTCGTAGATCACACTTTCGGTTCTTTGGCGGACTTCTCCAAATACGATTTCAAAAACCGCCCAGTAATCGAAGATTTTTCGGAAGCTGTTGGAGCAAGAACAGAAACTTTTACGCCCGGTAAACAGGGGAAAATTTCTATTTGCGGTCTTTCTATAGAATATCTGATCACTACAGGGAACGGAGCTTTGATCTGCACTGATGATGATTCTTTGGCAAAAAAGATCAGAGCCAGAAAAGAAGGTAAAGATCCTTATCCACGTAAAGAAGGCCAACCTAGATTAGATTACGATATGATCGATTACCAAGCGGCTTTAGGGATCGAACAATTATCTAACCTTGGCGTGATCTTAGAAAGAAAAAGAAAGATCGCTCAGGTATATCTGCAATCCATCCAAGGTTCCCAAGTCGGTTCTCATTTTAACGATCCGAATTCCGAAACTTTCAATCGTTTTGTGATTATTGCTCCAGGTAATTACGAGCAAGTTGAAAGATACTTCCGTTCTCTACAAATTGGTACTCGCAGAACTGTTGCGGAACCGATCCATCATATTCTTGAACTTTCTAATTCCGATTTCCCGAACGGGGAGAGATTGTACCAAAGAGGTCATTGCATTCCGATTTATCCTAACTTAACTAAGGATAATGTGCAAAGGATCTCTCAGGCAATTCGCAGAATTTACTAA
- a CDS encoding helix-turn-helix transcriptional regulator: MKEELDKDIDQEIEPREMNPTEYRLLTLLFNFFRFPDGITLSSLRKIMEGFYDNENRDSDRRKLSRDIEELGALGFHIKYYPQKNGKDFVYVLVKDPLSKTLEFTEGELREISALLLRGYSEAPKYELYTAARKIFAGDLEYFPEMNETPEESSEELGETAFQILEALKNHTPIRIKYYKTFPEDSYTKEADPIRLIRKGGQDHYLLAYDREEKAKKRFVLPKILSVELLQGDPLYQARGAKKETEEDLIIHAGLFPVHEPKNVVWICKEEGLVKAKLFLTGIKYTEEKNKLSFQSTNLEGLLPFLWRWPDAIETVLPEELNSVFRNSVKQISELYEKV; this comes from the coding sequence ATGAAAGAAGAACTAGACAAAGATATAGATCAGGAAATCGAGCCGAGGGAGATGAATCCCACAGAATACAGGCTTCTCACATTATTATTCAATTTTTTCAGATTTCCGGATGGGATCACCCTAAGCTCCTTGAGAAAGATCATGGAAGGATTTTATGATAATGAAAACCGAGACTCAGATCGAAGAAAGTTATCCAGAGATATAGAAGAGTTAGGCGCTCTAGGGTTCCATATCAAATATTATCCCCAAAAGAATGGGAAAGATTTCGTATACGTGCTCGTAAAAGATCCACTTTCAAAAACTCTCGAGTTTACTGAAGGAGAACTTAGAGAAATTTCCGCGCTCCTATTAAGAGGATATTCGGAAGCTCCAAAATACGAACTCTATACGGCCGCTCGAAAAATATTTGCGGGAGATTTGGAATACTTTCCTGAAATGAACGAAACTCCGGAAGAAAGTTCGGAAGAGTTAGGAGAGACCGCATTTCAAATATTGGAAGCACTCAAAAATCATACTCCGATCCGGATCAAATATTATAAAACTTTTCCTGAAGATTCCTACACTAAGGAAGCAGATCCGATCCGATTGATCCGGAAAGGCGGTCAGGACCATTATCTATTGGCTTACGACAGAGAAGAAAAAGCTAAAAAAAGATTCGTCCTGCCTAAGATCTTATCTGTGGAACTCCTACAAGGAGATCCGCTTTACCAGGCGAGAGGAGCCAAAAAGGAAACGGAAGAAGATCTTATCATACATGCAGGATTATTCCCTGTCCACGAACCAAAAAATGTGGTATGGATCTGCAAAGAAGAAGGTCTTGTGAAAGCAAAACTCTTCCTAACAGGTATCAAATACACGGAAGAAAAGAATAAACTCAGTTTCCAATCTACAAATCTGGAAGGATTATTGCCATTCTTATGGAGATGGCCGGACGCAATAGAAACGGTTCTTCCTGAAGAATTGAACTCAGTCTTCCGAAACTCAGTAAAACAGATCTCAGAACTCTACGAAAAAGTATAA
- a CDS encoding M48 family metallopeptidase, producing the protein MKLRNILFSLFSLQILFTLVMKYFSYQGDLSPELHERILKYFTQEDINSGIDYERRGFFVSIIGSLLDFALAGAFVFTPISVKLEEYFRRKTGERFYLTVFLFFVSFYLLEFIISLPFSYYFGFVIEHEFQFSNMTIGDWILFKAKSFGLGFLFGGLVVLVVAFVFKKLPRAWKYILPILSLGFGLLMSVLYPIVITPIFYDYGPIQEGSLKTKILALSQKANIQVENIYVINESRYSGHTNAYFTGWGESKKIFLYDTLIKNHTEEEVVSVLGHEIGHWVHNHQMIEIALSTLETFLLCFLLGYVFQKVKEEGLIPLKEFYSPSTLPFLFLILSIVGTVIGPFSATLSRVLETQADREALVLTNDKKSFISTEIKLAKDNKSRLNSHKLEVIFEHSHPTTIERIEFAEGWK; encoded by the coding sequence ATGAAACTAAGAAACATTCTATTCTCTTTATTTTCCCTTCAGATCTTATTCACACTAGTAATGAAATATTTCTCCTACCAAGGAGATCTTTCGCCCGAACTGCATGAAAGAATTCTAAAGTATTTTACTCAGGAAGATATAAACTCAGGGATAGACTACGAAAGAAGAGGATTTTTTGTCTCTATCATTGGGTCCTTGCTGGACTTCGCTTTAGCGGGAGCGTTCGTATTCACTCCGATCTCGGTAAAGTTAGAAGAATACTTTCGTCGAAAAACTGGGGAAAGATTTTATCTCACAGTATTTCTATTCTTCGTTTCTTTCTATCTTTTAGAATTTATTATTTCATTACCGTTTAGCTATTATTTCGGATTTGTGATAGAACACGAATTTCAATTCTCCAATATGACTATAGGGGACTGGATCTTATTTAAGGCAAAATCTTTCGGATTAGGATTTCTATTCGGTGGACTCGTTGTTCTCGTAGTCGCATTCGTATTTAAGAAACTTCCGCGTGCTTGGAAATATATACTTCCTATCTTATCTTTGGGATTCGGATTACTTATGTCAGTGCTATATCCGATCGTCATCACACCGATCTTTTATGATTACGGCCCTATCCAAGAAGGAAGTTTAAAAACGAAAATTTTAGCCCTGAGCCAAAAAGCAAATATCCAAGTAGAGAATATCTACGTGATCAATGAGAGCAGATACTCAGGTCACACAAACGCATATTTCACAGGTTGGGGAGAAAGTAAGAAGATCTTCTTATATGACACACTCATCAAAAATCACACGGAAGAAGAAGTCGTAAGCGTTCTTGGACACGAAATAGGTCACTGGGTGCACAATCATCAAATGATAGAGATTGCACTTAGCACATTGGAAACTTTCTTATTATGCTTCTTACTCGGATACGTATTCCAAAAAGTAAAAGAAGAAGGACTTATCCCTCTAAAGGAATTTTATTCTCCTTCTACCTTACCATTTCTGTTTTTGATATTATCTATAGTCGGAACTGTAATCGGACCTTTTTCAGCAACGCTCTCCAGGGTTCTGGAAACCCAAGCTGATAGAGAAGCTCTTGTGTTGACCAACGATAAAAAATCATTCATCAGTACGGAGATCAAACTAGCAAAAGACAATAAATCCAGGTTGAATTCACACAAACTGGAAGTGATCTTCGAACATTCTCATCCTACGACTATAGAAAGGATAGAGTTCGCGGAGGGCTGGAAATAA
- a CDS encoding DJ-1/PfpI family protein gives MKHLSFQPNRFLKFLCVSFVIITLFGFVEYGISSEISKVQIQEEDFKIPSYQPRFGRKQPIIVVIGENRMTELTDFMIPYGVLTSAKIAKVISVFPKTGSVQMFPALKVEAEKSFDHFDSEYPEGADYVIVPAVHYSDDPTLLSFVQKQSAKGSTIVGVCDGVWVLANAGVLKDHKATGHWFSFSKLEKEFPETRWIKDRRYIADRKIITTTGITASIPVSLALIETISGKEKALEIAASLGAKDWKPAHKSSDFYLSGKDMYIAAKNYLGFWNYENLGVQVSDGTDEVVLALQADSFSRTYRSEVFSVSDQKQIRTKSGLLLHVDKTQAEAANLDSILENLNGMAAVIAYDKNLSEIESKYGTNTAAFVALQMEYPWRK, from the coding sequence ATGAAACATCTTAGCTTCCAACCAAATCGTTTTTTGAAATTCTTATGCGTGAGTTTTGTAATTATAACTTTATTCGGATTTGTAGAATACGGAATATCTTCCGAAATCTCAAAAGTCCAGATACAGGAAGAAGACTTCAAGATCCCTTCCTACCAACCCAGATTCGGCAGAAAGCAACCAATCATTGTCGTCATCGGCGAGAACCGAATGACTGAGCTGACTGACTTTATGATCCCTTATGGAGTTTTGACTTCTGCGAAAATTGCAAAGGTAATTTCCGTTTTTCCGAAAACCGGTTCGGTACAAATGTTCCCTGCGTTAAAGGTAGAAGCGGAGAAATCTTTTGATCATTTCGATTCTGAGTATCCGGAAGGTGCAGATTATGTAATCGTGCCTGCGGTCCATTATTCGGATGATCCTACTCTTCTATCTTTTGTACAAAAACAATCTGCAAAGGGCTCTACCATTGTAGGAGTATGCGACGGAGTTTGGGTATTAGCGAATGCAGGAGTTTTGAAAGATCACAAGGCAACAGGTCATTGGTTTTCTTTTTCTAAACTAGAGAAAGAATTTCCTGAGACTAGATGGATTAAGGATAGAAGGTACATTGCAGATCGAAAGATCATCACGACCACTGGAATTACTGCTTCTATTCCAGTTTCTTTGGCTTTAATCGAGACAATCTCCGGAAAAGAAAAAGCTTTAGAAATTGCGGCAAGCTTAGGAGCCAAGGACTGGAAACCCGCTCATAAAAGTTCTGATTTTTATCTAAGCGGGAAAGACATGTATATTGCCGCAAAAAACTATCTTGGCTTTTGGAATTATGAAAACTTAGGAGTTCAAGTTTCGGATGGAACAGATGAAGTAGTGTTAGCTCTGCAAGCGGACTCTTTTTCTAGAACCTACAGATCAGAAGTATTTTCCGTTTCTGACCAAAAACAGATCCGAACCAAATCTGGGTTACTATTGCATGTAGATAAAACGCAAGCGGAAGCTGCCAATTTAGACTCTATTTTAGAAAATCTGAATGGAATGGCGGCAGTGATTGCTTACGATAAGAATCTCTCAGAGATTGAATCCAAATACGGAACAAACACTGCAGCATTTGTGGCTCTGCAGATGGAATATCCTTGGAGGAAATAG
- a CDS encoding AraC family transcriptional regulator, with protein sequence MDTFLAFGAGLSFLLAISEFIGKDKARQIQDFNLGSKIESAFYRPIGFFFLSLSIVQFHLYLELSDQLKEHLWFAEIHIPFLFFTGPLAYLYFTRLGGLPAKALNLVHFVPGFAAFLFLIPFVLSDPNSKLEYVTVFPPRQIYFQFLFGLLVLGTISNLVYPLLLIGKIRKWKSFVQKEEGRAFSPFLVLFYASIFVIFLFVIAQIFFMPLFTIAAAALTLIVCSVFLSASTSPGLIVSFEKTAKEAGYNETRLQGLDVEAVIQKMEELMRDKKLYLDEELTLPILSEELKIKTHQLSEILNDKMRIGFREYITGFRLEEASKMLREEPQRSVLAVIYAAGFKSKSAFHKLFQEKYGCSPGEYRSSLSKKS encoded by the coding sequence ATGGATACGTTTCTTGCATTTGGAGCAGGGCTTTCATTCTTATTGGCCATTTCTGAATTTATCGGGAAAGATAAGGCCAGACAAATTCAAGACTTCAATCTCGGATCCAAAATAGAGTCCGCATTTTACCGACCAATCGGTTTCTTCTTTCTATCTCTTTCTATCGTGCAGTTCCATTTGTATTTAGAATTATCCGATCAGTTAAAGGAACACCTTTGGTTTGCGGAAATCCATATCCCATTTCTATTTTTCACAGGCCCATTGGCTTACTTGTATTTTACAAGATTAGGAGGATTACCCGCAAAAGCACTCAACCTGGTGCATTTTGTTCCTGGATTCGCGGCGTTTTTGTTCCTTATACCTTTTGTTCTATCCGATCCGAATTCCAAATTAGAATACGTAACTGTATTCCCACCTAGACAAATTTATTTCCAATTCTTGTTCGGACTTTTGGTCTTAGGAACAATCTCCAATTTAGTTTATCCGCTTTTACTGATCGGAAAGATCCGCAAATGGAAAAGTTTCGTCCAAAAAGAAGAAGGTAGGGCATTCTCTCCGTTTCTTGTGCTCTTCTATGCGAGTATATTTGTGATTTTCCTGTTCGTGATCGCTCAAATCTTCTTCATGCCATTATTCACAATTGCCGCCGCCGCTCTGACTTTGATCGTATGTTCCGTTTTTTTGAGCGCTTCTACTTCTCCTGGTCTGATCGTCTCTTTTGAAAAAACTGCAAAGGAAGCAGGATACAATGAGACTAGGCTCCAAGGTTTGGATGTGGAGGCAGTCATCCAAAAGATGGAAGAATTGATGAGAGACAAAAAACTCTATCTAGACGAAGAGCTGACACTTCCTATTCTTTCAGAAGAATTAAAGATCAAAACACATCAATTGTCAGAGATATTAAACGATAAGATGAGGATCGGCTTCAGAGAATACATTACCGGATTTCGCTTGGAAGAAGCATCCAAAATGTTAAGAGAAGAGCCCCAAAGATCGGTGCTTGCGGTGATTTACGCGGCAGGATTCAAATCCAAATCCGCATTCCATAAACTATTCCAGGAGAAATATGGATGTTCTCCCGGAGAATATCGTTCTTCTTTATCTAAAAAATCTTAA
- a CDS encoding VOC family protein, whose product MKYLHAMIRVKDLDQALDFFCNKLGLKETRRHDHPEGRYTLVFLSELDRNSPEIELTYNWDQDSAYTSGRNFGHLAFEVDNIYETCANLQAKGVIINRPPRDGRMAFIRSPDLISIELLQRGKSLEIAEPWKSMSNTGEW is encoded by the coding sequence ATGAAATACTTACACGCTATGATCCGAGTAAAAGATTTGGATCAAGCATTGGATTTTTTCTGCAATAAATTAGGATTAAAAGAAACAAGAAGACATGATCATCCGGAAGGAAGATACACTCTTGTATTCTTATCCGAGTTAGATAGGAATTCTCCTGAAATAGAGTTAACTTATAATTGGGATCAAGATTCCGCTTATACAAGCGGAAGGAATTTCGGTCATCTTGCTTTCGAAGTAGATAATATTTATGAAACCTGCGCGAATCTTCAGGCAAAAGGAGTGATTATCAATCGCCCGCCTAGAGATGGACGCATGGCATTCATTCGTTCTCCTGATTTAATTTCTATTGAGTTACTACAAAGAGGAAAATCCTTAGAGATCGCAGAACCTTGGAAGAGTATGAGCAATACTGGAGAATGGTAA
- a CDS encoding LIC10421/LIC12816 family protein produces the protein MKINKLTSLLLVVGFLAGSSVFAVSQDTEDRLLEQALVSAAVTKEQKVAVATYLKAIAQQKTERAEELRALAKRSTGGKFLASNAQSEKFLRQAKALEAEAAKTQEFLNNL, from the coding sequence ATGAAAATCAACAAACTCACTTCTCTTCTATTGGTAGTAGGCTTCTTAGCAGGATCTTCCGTTTTCGCAGTTTCACAAGATACTGAAGATCGTCTTTTAGAGCAAGCTTTGGTATCCGCTGCGGTTACTAAAGAGCAAAAAGTTGCAGTAGCTACTTACTTGAAAGCAATCGCTCAGCAAAAAACTGAAAGAGCAGAAGAGTTAAGAGCATTGGCTAAACGTTCTACTGGTGGAAAATTCCTCGCTAGCAACGCTCAGTCTGAGAAATTCTTAAGACAAGCAAAAGCTCTTGAAGCAGAAGCTGCAAAAACACAAGAATTTCTAAACAATCTTTAA